One Lepus europaeus isolate LE1 chromosome X, mLepTim1.pri, whole genome shotgun sequence genomic window carries:
- the MAGEB16 gene encoding melanoma-associated antigen B16: MSQDQERLQCAHYQQLHSHSESQDLEVSQISQALEVTFLSSSHSIMSDNMKEASPSKKTSTPDSTQSFCSSSIANAVTSSNKPDEISSSQDEEDVSSISQAVPDPENVPIDTLDKKVALLVNFMLLKYQTKESIRKEDMLKIVIREDEDHFSEIFLRATERMEMIFGLDVKEVDHISHCYGLFIKLGLTYDGMLGEDSQPKTGLLILILGVIFMKGNRATEEEIWEVLNLMGIYSERKHFIFGDIKKFITKELVKEKYLEYRKVANNDIAQYEFLWGPRTYAETSKMRVLEFLAKVHGTDLSAFPSQYKEALKDEEQRAQARNSIRDDSTSMGTASSTAVSSSFSHI, translated from the coding sequence ATGTCTCAGGATCAGGAGAGATTACAGTGTGCACATTATCAGCAACTTCATTCCCACAGTGAGTCCCAGGACCTGGAGGTTTCTCAGATCTCCCAGGCTTTGGAGGtgacctttctctcctcctcccattcTATAATGTCTGACAACATGAAAGAGGCTTCTCCTTCTAAGAAAACCAGTACTCCCGACAGTACTCAAAGTTTCTGCTCCTCTTCTATTGCCAACGCAGTCACTTCATCAAACAAACCTGATGAGATCTCCAGTAGCCAAGATGAAGAGGATGTTTCAAGCATCTCACAAGCTGTACCAGATCCTGAGAATGTGCCCATTGATACTCTAGATAAGAAAGTGGCTTTGCTGGTGAATTTCATGTTGCTTAAGTATCAAACAAAAGAATCAATTAGAAAGGAGGATATGTTGAAGATTGTCATCAGAGAGGATGAAGACCACTTCTCTGAGATCTTCCTCAGAGCCACTGAACGCATGGAGATGATCTTTGGCCTTGATGTGAAAGAAGTGGATCACATCAGCCACTGTTATGGCCTCTTCATCAAATTGGGCCTCACTTATGATGGGATGCTGGGTGAAGACAGCCAGCCCAAGACCGGCCTCCTGATTCTTATCCTGGGAGTGATCTTCATGAAGGGCAACCGTGCCACTGAAGAGGAAATATGGGAAGTGCTGAATTTGATGGGCATATATTCTGAGAGGAAGCACTTCATCTTTGGAGATATCAAGAAATTCATCACCAAGGAGTTGGTGAAGGAAAAATACCTGGAGTACCGGAAGGTGGCCAACAATGATATTGCTCAATATGAATTTCTTTGGGGCCCACGAACCTATGCTGAAACCAGCAAGATGAGAGTCCTGGAGTTTTTGGCCAAGGTTCATGGGACTGACCTGAGTGCTTTCCCTTCTCAATACAAGGAGGCACTGAAAGATGAAGAACAGAGAGCtcaagccagaaattccatcaggGATGACTCTACTTCCATGGGCACTGCAAGTTCCACTGCTGTAAGCAGCAGCTTCTCCCACATCTAG